CGGATCTGCGATAAGGGAACAATCTGTTCAACGACAAACACTGGCAAGCAGGTCTTCCCGCTTGCCAGTTGTTCCTACAGTATACCTTACTCTAAAAATGCTGACTAAATCTAGCTCAATGCCACAGGCTAGATAACCCCAATGCCATGCTCGCGCAATTTAGCCACGACTTTATCCGGCGTAAAGGGCTGCGAATTCATCCAGACGCCTGTCGCATCGTAAATCGCCGCAGCAATCGCTGGCGTTAACGGTAACAGCGGCATCTCCCCCATCCCACGCGCACCCCAGGGACCAATAGGATCAGCATATTCCAGAATGACAGATTTGACTTGCGGCGGCATATCTTGTGCTGTCGGGATCAGGTATGTCGACAGATATGGATTACGGATGACGCCCTCTTCGCTCACGAGATATTCCATCAGCGCGTAACCTGCTGCCTGTGCAACAGCCCCTTCGATCTGTCCCTGCACGAGCTGAGGGTTAATCGCACGGCCCACATCATTTGCAGAAACGACGTTTAACAAGCGAACAATGCCCGTCTCAATGTCGACTTCGACCTCCACAGCCTGCGCTGTATAGCCATAGGCGAAGTTCGGTTCGCTGCGCCCTGTCATAGGATCATAGGGCGTCGTCTTAGGTGGGCGATACGTATAATCGCCAATAGCTGGGCGTTCTTCAGCTTTCCACCGTTCCAGCGCCAGTTCAGCAGCCCCGCGGATCGCATTCCCGGACATAAACGTCAGGCGCGAAGCAGAAGCACTACCGGAGCTGCCTGTATAGGCCGTATCACTGGCGATAATACGGACTTTTTCAAACGGGACGCCAACAGCATCCGCAGCCATCTGCATCATGACCGTATGCGCCCCCTGGCCGACATCAGCCCCGGCAGCGTGCAAGACAACTTCTTCGATCTTCGCTTTACCATACAGTTCAATCAATGCGTGAGAATGCTCCGGGAAGCCGAAGCTGTAGCCCACATTCTTATAACCCGCGGCGAAGCCAATCCCGCGGCGCTTGGCCGGATTAGCAGGCTGCTCCAAGGCATCGCGCCGCCATTGCCCATTCTGCTGCTGCCAATAAGATTCACGAGCACATGCTTCGATCACTTCCGGCATGGAAACGCCCTTTGGCAAAGGCGTGCCCACAGACGTGATACTGCCTTCACGGAAAGCATTCTTCTGACGTAGTTCAACGGGGTCCATATCCAGCGCAAGGGCTAGCTTGTTCATCTGGCCTTCTGCCGCCAGCAAAGCTTGTGGCGCGCCAAACCCTCGAAACGCCCCACAGGGAATGTTATTGGTATAGACGCCGTAAGTATCAATATGGATATTTTCGACGATATAGGGGCCGCTCGCCATCATATTGGCATTGCCCATGACCTTGGTCGTCGTGTAATTATAAGCGCCGGCATCCCCAATCACGCGGGATTCAACCGCGACAACGGTACCCTCTTTCGTCGCACCCCATTTAGCATACACTTTGATGGGATGGCGTTTATGATGATGCAGGATCGACTCTGAACGGCTCCACTGCACTTTGACAGGCCGCTTGAACGTATGGGCAGCCAATGCAAGGACGACCTGTACAGACATATCCTCGCGCCCGCCGAATGCGCCACCAATAGCCGGATAGATGACACGTACCTGCTCCTGCGGCAAATTCAGGGCGTGATAGATTTGCTCCTGATCTTCGTGGGTCCATTGACCAGCGACGACGACCGTGACCCGGCCTTCATCATCAATATACGAGAGGCCCGCTTCTGGCTGGAGGAAAGCATGTTCCTGCCATGTCGTCTCATAGACATCTTCTACAACGACATCCGCCTTCGCCCAGGCCACATCCATATCGCCTTTACGGATGCGATAATGGCACAGGATATTATTGGGCGTATCTGGATGAAGCTGTGGCGCACCATCAGCCATAGCCGCTTCCATATCGAACACACCCGGCAAATCTTCATAGATCACATCAATGAGGCCAACTGCTTTTTCAGCAATAGCTTCTGTCTCCGCAACGACGATGGCGATCATATCCATGTAGCAGCGCACCACATCTGTACCGCGCTTATCGCCACCAGGGCCGCACAAAACAGGCTGATCTTTCATGACGAGGCCGTACTCATTCACAGGCACATCGCGTGATGTCAGCACGCCGATCACACCCGGCAAGGCTTCGGCCTGGCTGGTATCTACATCTAACACGCGCGCATGGGCACGGTCGCTAAAGCGTACTTTCATCCAGGATTGACCCGGCATACTGAAGTCGCCAGGGTAAGGCGTTTCTCCGGTGACTTTACCGCGTGCGTCAATGCGCTTTACCGATTGCCCGACGACGATCGTTTTGTCCTTCGGCACAATCACACCCCCAATGCATTAAAAACTGTTATTCATGAACTGCTTCAATGTGCCGCAATTATACAAATTTGCGGCCTGCATGCGATGAAATCGCAAGCTACTTTCTCACATCAAGCTAGACGGCCATAGTGGGCATATTTTGGGATAGGCGCGCAATCTCTTTACTGAAGATGCGCCGCAATATGGCGATGGCTGTCGCATACGTCGGTTCAACCCCCATATAGGCCAAGTTGATCGCGCCCAGGTTTTGGCCGTGCTTCATGGGCGTATCCGATGCGTAATGCAAAAAGCCAATATCAAATGGCACCTGATACATGTTGACGATTTCGTCATTCGGGTGGCGCTTAGGCCGGAACGCTTCGTAAATCGCGGAAAGGTAGGGGCCGGATTCCATCTCAATATCCGTATAGCCCTCCCGATAGAAGACGCTCATATAGGTCTGGTTTTGCAAAAAGGTCCCTAACGCGGTGACGGCTTTCTGGTTATCAAGCGTATTGCCATAGGTCATATAGCGCTTAACGTCATCTGCAGAGAAGCAGTTATCGAACAGGTAGGTATTCTGTGAATGCTCGTCATGCACCACATTCGGGATCATCACATCCCCTACCCGGCCATTGAGCGTGGCGGCCTTCCCCATAACATAGACGCCGAGCAACTGAGCGACACGCTCGGAGATACGACTGAGAATTTCAAAGCCAGCCATGCCCAGCGGATAGTCAATATTGATGATCAGGGCATCGCTGGCCCCTAATCCGCTGATACCCAGGCCGCTCGCATCCTCAGCAGGCCGCAACCGTGGGTCCAGCCAGACAGGGTTCAGCTTACCCATATCGATAATCTGCGCTTCGATCTGGAAGCCATGTTTATTAGGAACCCGATAAATCCCAACGCTGTGCTCCGCCTCTCGGACACGCTCCAACGCATTGGCCGCGTCATCCTGTAGGTACTTGCCAAGCACGTAATACAGGAAGTTCTCCAGGCTTTTATGACCATAACGCTGAATATCCTGATATTCTGCCAGCAGGGATTCGTAGTTATAGTTTTCAATATATTCGACAAGGCCTGTTTCGTGCCGACGCGCATATCCGGTAATCAGGTTGACAATCGAATGCGTGTTACTGGAGACAAAATAGACCGGGCGATCTTCCGGGTCGATGCCATCCTCAGCAACGACTTTGCACAACTCTGACCACCAAGACGCCGTCGCACGGCGGTAATCTGAGAGAGACCCAGAAATCAGGCCAACGGACATGTCCTTACGGTACTGCGACACTTTTAAGAGCGTATCAATCAGGTGACCCTGCCAGACAATCTCAAGGCGGCGCAGATCCGGCACGCTGACGTGCAGGGCTGTCGCCAGATAAGTGCTCTCCTGCTCAGAAAGCTGATCCTGCTGGCCCGCGCGCTCCAACAGCCAATCCTGAGCGACACTATCTTGCAGCAGCATATGCAGCTTATTCCACTCCATCTGGAAAGCCACCAGAATAGGGACAAGATCATCAATATCGGAGCGGCTGGCAATAAAGGCTACCAGCGTGCTCTTACCGTCGAATTGCATCCGGCGACGACGACCCGGCGCATAAACGCGCTCCCATTCCGCAATATCTTCATACCCCGCCTGGACAAAAGAACGCTCCGTCTGGCCGATCCAGACGCGCTTAACATCCAGAATGCAGTATGGCAAACGCAACGCAGCATACAAAAACGCCGACATATCTGGGTCTAACTCCCCTGCATTGACATGCAGCGAAGAGTTCATTGCCATATGGCTTTCTTCAAGTGTTTCAATGTCGAAGGGGTGGCTGGAGCGCAGCAAAGAATAATACGTGCGCATATATAGTTGGATTTCATCGCCAATGCGGCGGGGTACAGTTCTTTCCATCAGATTCAACAACGGCTACACATCGTCCAAACATGCGCAGCCGCTTGTCTCCTTTCTGCAAATTATTAAATTTCTCTTGAGCGGCCTCGTCTCCCTTGAGGTAAAGGGACAAGCCCACCTGGGCAGGCCTGGCCCTTTCTGATTTATCAGCCGGAGTGCCACGACACAATCGTCACAGCGTTATAAGTCATTCCGGTTGCGTTCACGCATTCGACGGCGCATTTCTTTCCGGCGACGATCTTTGGCCCTTTCCTCAGCAGCTCTTTCTTGCTTCAGCCGATCAAGTTCACGTTCAGTGACATATGTCGCTTTGGCTGGCTTTGGCGCAACGACCGCGTAAAGTGCCGCAGTGATCCCCAGGCATAGGAGGAATATCACGATGCCCACGACAAGCTGTACTTCTGGGGCGGCAGGTACCTGTGGGAAGGTACGCAGAACAAACGTGTAGAGCGGTTCAGATAAGATATAAGCAATTGCAGCAGAAGCAAACGCCAGCAGAAGCCCAAACAGGGGGGCTAGTGCCCGGTTCCAGTTGCGGCGTCTGGATTGCTTCAGGCCACCATCATCATTAAAACCCATTATGTTACTCCTCGTCAGTGGTTCCCCTCGGTTGATCAATAACGGGCTGACTCGCTTGTTTTGCCAATGTCGCTGCTTCCTTTACGGCATTGATAATGGCGTAGTAGCCCGTACAGCGGCATAAGTTGCCACTGATGCTATGATGAATTTGCTCATTGGTTGGGTCAGGATGTTCTTCAATGAGCTTGGCGCCCGCCATAACAAAACCTGGCGTGCAATAGCCACATTGTACAGCAGCTTGGTTCACAAATGCCTGTTGGATTGGGTGCAGTTCATCATTTGGGCACAGTCCCTCAATGGTGACGATAGACGCCCCATGGGCACGTGGTGCCGGGACCATGCAAGCCATCACCGCCGCGCCATCCAGGTAGACTGTGCAAGCGCCACATTCCCCCTCGGCGCACCCTTCTTTGGAGCCTGTCAGGCCAACATCTTCTCGCAACCAATCCAACAGGGTTTTATCCTGCCCTGTCGCTACGGAATACGATTTGCCGTTGATGGTGGCTACAATGGATGAATCAGCCTGATGTTCAACAGGTGATGCTAGCCCATTGCCATTGACGCGCGCTTGATGCGCACCCCACAGCATAGCCGGGTCCTGGGGGAAGCTGCTCGCTTCTTCACCCGCGGCCAGAATACGCAATGCCCGCGCCACCAATACCTTCACCATCTCGCTGCGGTATTCAGCCGTACTACGGACGTCCTTAATCGGCTGCGGCACACTCGCTGCCACACGGGCGACTTCACGGATTGTTTCTTCATTGAGTGTGCGCCCAACCAAAGCTTCTTCAGCCGCTCCGACACGAATCACCGTTGGCGCAACACTACCCAGGCTGATACGTGCGGCTTCAACCACCTCGCCAGAGAATCGCAGCACGACCGCCGCATTCACGACTGAGATCGCTTGCGTCCGGCGCAGGCCAAGCTTAAGAAAGACGCCGCGCTCATTCGGCTTCAGAGCCGGGAAGGTAATCTCCGTAAGCATCTCGTTCGGCGCCATGACAGAGCGACGCAAGCCCGTGTAGAAATCTGCAAGGGGCACCACACGCTCACCCTCAACAGATGTCAACGTCACAGCAGCGTTCATGGCCAGCAGGGGCGCAATCGTATCATTGGCAGGGCTGCCCGTTATGAGGTTGCCAGCCACCGTCGCGCGATTGCGGATCTGTGGTGCGCCAACTTCCCAGCAAGCCAGCGCCAGGGGTAAGCCCCGCTCCACCACCAGCTCACTCCCTACAATGTGATTATGCGTTACCAGCGGCCCCAGATGAATGATGCCATCCTCGTCAAGCGTAATCACATCTAGCCCAGGCACGCGCGTAATATCAATTAAGCAGGAAACACCAGAGCGTTTACCTTGCTCCATTTCAATAATGATATCCGTGCCACCTGCGATAACGCGTGCTGTCTCGCCATATTCATTGAGTAGTGAAAGTGCTTCTGCCAGCGTCGTGACGCTTTCGTAACGATCCCACATTGTTGTTCTACCTTGAGTGACTAGCAAATGAGAGCATATTTTTCGTTTTATAGCGATCTTGTTGAAGCTTCTCGTTTTAAAGCTTTATACGCCGTTTAAAGCTTTATACGCCGTTTAAAGCTTTATACGCCGTCTTTACTGTTTTTTACGTGGTTCAATTTCTATAATAGTATACGGATTGATATTCATGATCGTTGTCTCTTCATAGTCTGTGACCACCGTCTTACGACGATCCCAGGTATGAACATGCCCATGGAACATATAACGTGGCTTATAGCGCTGCATAAAGGTCAGCAGGCCCTTAAAACCACGATGGGGAACGTCATCAGCATCGTGAATCCCCCATGGGGGTGAGTGCGTCACCAGAATATCTGGGTAAAAACCCGTCTGAAATTTATGAAGTCTCATCTTAAGGCACATCCCACGCACCATACCGTTCATCTGGCGCTGGGTATATTGTATTTTACCGCGATTGTATTTAATGGAGCCTTCTAGCCCAACAAATGAAATACCCTCATAAGTAAATATCTTTTGATGTAAGTTGATGCCACCAGGTGGTGATTCTTCATACGATTCATCATGATTGCCACGAACATAGACCATCGGGACGTTCAATATCGTTGTAATGTACTCCAGATAAGCAACAGGGAGGTCACCACAACTGACGACCAGATCAACATCACTATAACGCCTTCGTAGATTAGCAGCGTTTTCTAACGTTGGCATAACCGTATCGCTAACTGTCAGGAGCTTCAAACGTAAGCCTCACTTAGCCTCATCACCGACATATTCCACAGGGGCATTTGCATCCGCTGATCCCATCCAATGCATCGGGGTCCCTGTTCCCCCTCGGCGTACCATTGTGATTTCCGCCAGGATGCTGAGGGCGATCTCTTTTGGCGTTTCCGCCTCCAATTCCAGGCCAATGGGAGACCGAACCCGGGATAGCTGGTCATGTGTTAAACCGTATTTTTCTTTGAGCGCTGCAACCGTCAGCGCCCAGCGGCGGCGGCTGCCAATCAGGCCAATATAGGGCGATGGTGTCGCCAGGAGGGCCGGGATTAAGTTCACATCAATGGGCAGACCGCGCGTTACAGCCGCCACATAGGTGCGCGCTGTAATCGGCACCTGCTCCACGACCGCTTCCACAGCACATTCAACATAGACATCCATCCCAGAGACATTCGCTTCGCTGGCAAAGCCGGGGCGATCATCCGTCACAACAACACGGTATCCCATCCATTTACCCAACTCCGCAACGGCCTTACCAACATGCCCTGCTCCGATCACAAGCAGCGTCGGCGCAGTATTAAGCGGCTCGATGTAAATACGCGCTGTACCGCCGCAGATACCGGGATCACCATCCGCAGGGTTGTTCAGGTTGTAGGTCTTGATGCGCGCCTCACCATCAGCAATGGCGGCAATGGCTTCTTCAATGACTCTGGATTCCATCGAGCCACCCCCAATCGTGCCGACGATATGCCCATCTTGATAGACGAGCATCTTGCTCCCACTATGGCGCGGGATGGATCCCTGCGTCTGTATGATGGTGGCAAGGGCCACGCTGGCCCCCGCATCATGGGCAGCTAAAAGCGCTTCGTAGACATCTCGATTGTCATCAGCCATGCTTAACTCCAACCTCATCGGCACTGTTAGCCAACGATGTCCTTATTCAACGGTCACGTCCCCCAGGATCAAACGCCCATCTGGCAATACATCGTGACGCGCACTGACAGGTATGAGACGTTCAAGAGGGTCTTGCGGATTGTAAAAACCAACCGCCAGTGTATAGGTCCCTGACGGAATTTCGTGTAAGTTTACCATAACTGTATCCTGCCGCATCCCTGGGAGCCAATTCCCGACTGCACCACCTGACAAATAGCCATCCCATTGGGTAACAGGTGGCGTTTCTATGTCCTTATACAAGTGAACAAAATAACGGTAGTCGCCTGCCGCTGTGCCAGCGTTATACCAGCTAAATTCAACGCCGAGCTGGTCATCTTCCTGGGAAGAATCCACATCCGTCAGTGTAAAGGCGCCATCCTGGTAACTCGCAATGCGATTTTCAGGCGCTTCTATAGCGACTTCATGGCCAATGAAGGCCCAATGCGCATAAGATTCATAGCCCGTCTCTGAAATAAGCTCTATATCCAGCCAATCCTCGTCCGAATCATCGGCTGACACAAAATCGCCCGGTATCAGGATAGGAATGTCTTGCCATTCGCCAGGGATCGCTGCAACCACTTTGGTCGTCAGATACTGCCGTTCCAGGGTGGGGGTATCTACATAGACATCAAACGAAGACGCACCCAGCGAATGCACGCGCAACACGAAGATCATAGCCTGATCAGTAGCTGGCCTGGGTTGTATGCGAATACGCTCCCAATTAACCGCACGGCCACCATGTAAGCTGCTACAGGGCGCTTGTGTGCAATGAGTCCTGTCAAATTCATAGACGACACTGGGAAAGCCCGTTATATTCGCATCGCGCCGCCAAGCATAAGCTGGAGAAAGCATAGCGCTGCTTTCTGGCATTAGAGCATACTGCATATCTTCACCTAAGCGTTGTTCCGCTTCCGCAATGAGGGATTCCGGTACCTGGCGCCCTGCTTCAATGAACTGCCAATCCGGCTTGTAGATAGCCTGATAATCCGCTGCCAGGGCAACATTGAGTGAGCGATCCAATGTTACAGGGAACTCCGCCAGGACATTTTCATAGAGGCTGGTTTCTGCCAGGAGGCGCAGCCCATAGCCATGCCCCACACCATAGCTCGCAATGTAATCAGGCTGCTGCTGAATAAGATATTCTGCAACGCTGCCAGGGCCATTACGCCAATAAGCGGCGGCTCCTGGCGTCGTCAGCCCAACAATATCCAGCGTGGTGCGGTTCCCCATATATCGCATCATACCCACATCATGCACCGCGACGACTGCATCTTCCGGGGTGTTTTCAGCCAGCCAGCGAGCCATACTGAGCGGTTGCGCATATACATACGTGATGTTCTGAAAATGATTGTTGAGAAACTGACCCGTTAGGGCGAAGCCAAACAAGAGTAACATCCCTGCATAGGCCCATGATAAAAAGCGCACAGAGACCAGCATGATGTTCAGCCGATGGAGCGCATAAACAGCTAGCGGCACAAACAAGACCATTAAAGGCATCTGATAACGCTTAAAATGCCAGAAAGCAGTATCAAGCGTCGCAATAGCTGCGGAAACAACAATCAACCACAGCGCGATGATGATCGCGGTACGGCGCAGGCTGCGCTGACGGCTGAATGCCATCAACAGCAAACCAACCATACCCAGGGGACCTAATCCGATAGGCAGATACCAGCCCTGTTCACCATAGCCCGTCATGAATTCCAGCCACATACGGGCGAAATTCTCCAGAATACGGCTTATGATCGTATGCCAGTTATGCGGCACTAATCCCAATAGCGACTTGGCCTGACTGCCGGAGGCTAGGGCCGTGCCCGTAATCAGCCAATTCGCAAAGGGCTGCACCAGGAGCGCCAACAGAGGGAGCAGGTACCATAATAAGCGCCGCTTCGGTGTCGTATACCGCCACAGAAAGCCTATGGAGATGATGCTCGCAATCACGGCCATCATGCTGCCTTCTGGCCGGACCAGGGCCAGTAAGCTCGCCACCAGTGCGAAAGCGCGTGGGCGCTCTGCCAAGATGACAAAGAGGGTCCATAGCGAGAAGGCAACCATGAGCCCGGTTTCCATCCCGCTCATGAAATGCCAGCTAAAAGAGCCTGTCAGCGCGAACAGCGCAGTAGCAAATGCAGCGAGTTGCCAGGATGCACCCAAGGCGCGGCAAATGCGATACACAGCAGCTATAGAGGCCAGCAGTGCCAATGCCCCCACAATCATCGCCCACAAGCCCAGGTTTAAATCGTGGAAGCCGAGAAGATACCCCGCCGCGAGGATGTATGGATAGAGGAAGCTGGTCGCGCCAGATGTTGGTGGCTGTCCGGGGTTATAGACATAAGGCTGACCAAGCGCGAGTTGGCGCGCATACTGAAAGTGAATATACACATCATCCAGCGGCAGCAAGACATCCCCGCGCCCACCTGCCAAACTAGCGGCCAGAAACACGATGAAAATAGCAGCCACCCCAATACAGGCGGCTGCCCACAACCACAAATTGCGTTGTTTAGACGGGTTCATTAATTACACAGAATAGCCATTGGCAAAGGTATCAATCATCAGGCGGACATCCGAGCCAAGCGGGTACAGAATCGGGCAGGTCGCCCCATTGGAGACATATTCACGCACTTTGGCTTTGACTTCTTCCGGCGTACCCGATGCAGTAATCATCTGTACCACATCATCCGGGACCAGTTTCATCGCCTGCTCGATCTGTTCTTCTGTGGCAGGCCATGTCAGCACCTGACCAATTTCATCGAGCAAATCCTGGCTGACGCCGCTGGCCTTCATGATATGAGGCTGCTGGCCGAGATATTGCGTCACCAATTTACGAGCACCGTCCAACGCCTTACTGCGATCTTTATCCACAGAGCAAACGACCAACTGTGGGCGGTCAATGTCGTATACGCTCTTGCCAGCACGCTTGGCACCCTGTTCAAGCTGCTCCATCGCCATGGTGTTATACGCTGGCGATACCAGATAATTTAACACCACACCATCGCCAATTTCACCCGTAAGGGCCATCATCTTAGGACCAGTCGCACCGATGTAAATCGGTACATTGCGCGG
The Phototrophicus methaneseepsis DNA segment above includes these coding regions:
- a CDS encoding FAD binding domain-containing protein, whose product is MWDRYESVTTLAEALSLLNEYGETARVIAGGTDIIIEMEQGKRSGVSCLIDITRVPGLDVITLDEDGIIHLGPLVTHNHIVGSELVVERGLPLALACWEVGAPQIRNRATVAGNLITGSPANDTIAPLLAMNAAVTLTSVEGERVVPLADFYTGLRRSVMAPNEMLTEITFPALKPNERGVFLKLGLRRTQAISVVNAAVVLRFSGEVVEAARISLGSVAPTVIRVGAAEEALVGRTLNEETIREVARVAASVPQPIKDVRSTAEYRSEMVKVLVARALRILAAGEEASSFPQDPAMLWGAHQARVNGNGLASPVEHQADSSIVATINGKSYSVATGQDKTLLDWLREDVGLTGSKEGCAEGECGACTVYLDGAAVMACMVPAPRAHGASIVTIEGLCPNDELHPIQQAFVNQAAVQCGYCTPGFVMAGAKLIEEHPDPTNEQIHHSISGNLCRCTGYYAIINAVKEAATLAKQASQPVIDQPRGTTDEE
- a CDS encoding LLM class flavin-dependent oxidoreductase, translated to MADRVALYLQDAHPLQDAIDYVKYAEARGFEAVWQAESRLVRDAIVPMAAFAATTSRIKIASGVINNWTRNAAVIASTFLTLDDLAPDRIICGIGAWWDPLASKVGIHRHKNLLAMREVVTVVRDLLARKRVSYQGEFVQLDDIELDVVHGRKEPRNVPIYIGATGPKMMALTGEIGDGVVLNYLVSPAYNTMAMEQLEQGAKRAGKSVYDIDRPQLVVCSVDKDRSKALDGARKLVTQYLGQQPHIMKASGVSQDLLDEIGQVLTWPATEEQIEQAMKLVPDDVVQMITASGTPEEVKAKVREYVSNGATCPILYPLGSDVRLMIDTFANGYSV
- a CDS encoding metallophosphoesterase family protein, translating into MKLLTVSDTVMPTLENAANLRRRYSDVDLVVSCGDLPVAYLEYITTILNVPMVYVRGNHDESYEESPPGGINLHQKIFTYEGISFVGLEGSIKYNRGKIQYTQRQMNGMVRGMCLKMRLHKFQTGFYPDILVTHSPPWGIHDADDVPHRGFKGLLTFMQRYKPRYMFHGHVHTWDRRKTVVTDYEETTIMNINPYTIIEIEPRKKQ
- a CDS encoding XdhC family protein, translated to MADDNRDVYEALLAAHDAGASVALATIIQTQGSIPRHSGSKMLVYQDGHIVGTIGGGSMESRVIEEAIAAIADGEARIKTYNLNNPADGDPGICGGTARIYIEPLNTAPTLLVIGAGHVGKAVAELGKWMGYRVVVTDDRPGFASEANVSGMDVYVECAVEAVVEQVPITARTYVAAVTRGLPIDVNLIPALLATPSPYIGLIGSRRRWALTVAALKEKYGLTHDQLSRVRSPIGLELEAETPKEIALSILAEITMVRRGGTGTPMHWMGSADANAPVEYVGDEAK
- a CDS encoding xanthine dehydrogenase family protein molybdopterin-binding subunit — its product is MPKDKTIVVGQSVKRIDARGKVTGETPYPGDFSMPGQSWMKVRFSDRAHARVLDVDTSQAEALPGVIGVLTSRDVPVNEYGLVMKDQPVLCGPGGDKRGTDVVRCYMDMIAIVVAETEAIAEKAVGLIDVIYEDLPGVFDMEAAMADGAPQLHPDTPNNILCHYRIRKGDMDVAWAKADVVVEDVYETTWQEHAFLQPEAGLSYIDDEGRVTVVVAGQWTHEDQEQIYHALNLPQEQVRVIYPAIGGAFGGREDMSVQVVLALAAHTFKRPVKVQWSRSESILHHHKRHPIKVYAKWGATKEGTVVAVESRVIGDAGAYNYTTTKVMGNANMMASGPYIVENIHIDTYGVYTNNIPCGAFRGFGAPQALLAAEGQMNKLALALDMDPVELRQKNAFREGSITSVGTPLPKGVSMPEVIEACARESYWQQQNGQWRRDALEQPANPAKRRGIGFAAGYKNVGYSFGFPEHSHALIELYGKAKIEEVVLHAAGADVGQGAHTVMMQMAADAVGVPFEKVRIIASDTAYTGSSGSASASRLTFMSGNAIRGAAELALERWKAEERPAIGDYTYRPPKTTPYDPMTGRSEPNFAYGYTAQAVEVEVDIETGIVRLLNVVSANDVGRAINPQLVQGQIEGAVAQAAGYALMEYLVSEEGVIRNPYLSTYLIPTAQDMPPQVKSVILEYADPIGPWGARGMGEMPLLPLTPAIAAAIYDATGVWMNSQPFTPDKVVAKLREHGIGVI
- a CDS encoding DUF6909 family protein; this encodes MERTVPRRIGDEIQLYMRTYYSLLRSSHPFDIETLEESHMAMNSSLHVNAGELDPDMSAFLYAALRLPYCILDVKRVWIGQTERSFVQAGYEDIAEWERVYAPGRRRRMQFDGKSTLVAFIASRSDIDDLVPILVAFQMEWNKLHMLLQDSVAQDWLLERAGQQDQLSEQESTYLATALHVSVPDLRRLEIVWQGHLIDTLLKVSQYRKDMSVGLISGSLSDYRRATASWWSELCKVVAEDGIDPEDRPVYFVSSNTHSIVNLITGYARRHETGLVEYIENYNYESLLAEYQDIQRYGHKSLENFLYYVLGKYLQDDAANALERVREAEHSVGIYRVPNKHGFQIEAQIIDMGKLNPVWLDPRLRPAEDASGLGISGLGASDALIINIDYPLGMAGFEILSRISERVAQLLGVYVMGKAATLNGRVGDVMIPNVVHDEHSQNTYLFDNCFSADDVKRYMTYGNTLDNQKAVTALGTFLQNQTYMSVFYREGYTDIEMESGPYLSAIYEAFRPKRHPNDEIVNMYQVPFDIGFLHYASDTPMKHGQNLGAINLAYMGVEPTYATAIAILRRIFSKEIARLSQNMPTMAV